Sequence from the Solea senegalensis isolate Sse05_10M linkage group LG1, IFAPA_SoseM_1, whole genome shotgun sequence genome:
CCATGGCAGGGGCAGACACCAACTCCACAGCGAGGAAAGTTCAGAGATGCAACAGCAGCCCACTGCTTTGTCACTGGATCATATCTCTCTGTGCAGTCAAAAATCATTGAGTCTTTCTCCCctagtaaaagaaaaacacgttaCACTGATAATCACACAGGCCTTTTTTGGTTACATTTAGCTATCACAAGATCAGCTCTCTCTCACCTCCCACCACGTAGATCATACCCTCTAGAACTGCAACCCCCAGACCACTGCGGGCCTGGTGCAGGGAAGATACTGTAGTCCAGTATTGGTTAAAGGTGTCAAAACGCTCCACACAGCTCAACGCCCGGCTGTCACTCCAGCGGCCACCCTGTAACCGAGTGTAACCTCCTAAAACGTCAAAGATTGAGATAAatgtctgtcattttgttttggaaaattgAAAAAGATTACATTTCAACATGGCTGAATAAGAGGTTTGATAGAGAACCTATGGCATAGAGGTATTTCCTGGCTTTTCGTCTGGGTCTCATCTTGGCTGGTTGTAGTAGACTGAACATCTTATTTTCTTTGGGAGactttgtgacttcagtgtatTCCTTTAGCAGAGTCTGCAGTGCCACCCTCAGGCTAAAGTCAGTAATACCtttgaggaaagaaaacagcagaaatggTTTGATGTTGGAGTTTTGTTTTAGAtttcaaaactaaaaataatttaGGTAGAAATAGTGTTGAATATCACTgtgaaatgtacagtaaatcttAATAATGTCTTACCCTCAATGTACTTAAACAGTCTCTGTGGGGAAAGCAAAGGGAAGCGGACCGGTTCCAGCACCtccacaacatgtttttttctctttgccaTATCTTGGAGAACCCAATCCATGGCTGCGGTGAATACTTGGTACTCATCCTCAATTCTCAACTCCTCACTTCgcagcagtctgaccaactgaTCCTTCGACAGGCCCCTGAACTCATCAGTAACACACACCTACAGGTAGGCAGTTGGAAAAGGCAATGTGTTAGAAGCATTCATCTTGAAATATCTCTGTGTGCAAAGGGGCACTTTTACCAACAAATATGGTGGAGTCACAATAGTCACAAAAGTCACAATAAATTGTTGGTGGTATGAATGTGGACAGAAAAAGATGACATCTCATTACAACTTTTATTTGCTGCTAAGCAGTTACTTTGGGGTCTTACCTCCAGAAAGTGAACATGTATATAGTTCTCAGTAAACTCCAGCATGTCCATGCAGGCAATCTGCTCCAGAAATTGAAAGATGCCCACACAGTTGGACGGGTCCATGTGGCCCTTCAGAAACTCTCCACAAACAGACACCACCTCATTCAGCTGCAGCATGTCTGCAGCGACCATAAGCTCCTGCACGTTCTCCACAGTCACACTGATCATCCCTGTTAGGaagaaatgtatatattttcacTAAGAATGGTACAATCGTACAAAGGTATACAGATATCGTTTAAGAATATGATGGATTGATGCCGACCTGTGTATATGAAGTCAAGCAAGACCTCAAATACTTCAGTTTCCACACCGAGGATCTGCACCTCTTCTTTATCTGCCTCGCTCATCCCACCAGAGAACAAGGCAGAGAAATATGGGCTGCTGGCAGCCAGCACCAGCCTGTGGACCCTGAAGACTTTGCTGCCGACCTTCAGCCCCACATCGCAGAAGTCAGTGCGAAGCCGCATTTTGTTCATCTGGGCCAGGATGAGTCTGGCATAGCGGTCTGAGGCCAGCAGAGCCTGCTCCGATGTCTGGGTTGCCATGGCAGCTGcatcaccaccactaccaccaccacagcCAGGGGATgttgacagacagatggaggacaTGGCAGCTGGGGCAGGACTCTGTTACCATGGAGACCAGCGTCTCAGCCCAAAGCAGGCCTGAAAGACATAGGAGCTGACCGCAACAACAATCCACAGAGTTGATTGTTGTGTGACAACaaacaattctgactttatcaGCAAATATTGTATCATACACGTATACAACATGTCTGCCTCGACTGCTCAGTGGTGAATCACAGTGCGGCAATAGTATGAAAGTCACTGTCCATCTCAAAGTTACTATTTTgtctataaaaacacaactcctGTCGCCGTTAGCACGGCATGCTAACCATCAGAGACAACATTATTTAACGCGTAAACTATCACTACATACGTCGACAGCTCCTCTAACCATCACAACGACTGTCAACTCATAGAAGATCATGCAAATTTATAcaaaacatgcagtgttttcGCTTGTTCCAGCTGCAACTTACCCATAAGTTTACTGATGTGGGCACACAGGCAACTTCCGTCGCCCTGCACTGTCAATCTTCCATTCTGGATCGACTGCACTGGCCTTGAAGCTCCAGTCACAACTAATCGACTCCCAGAAATCATCCATTCCAACTTTGTATCAACATCAACCGTTGTTTTACTTTGTCAGGGGCACAAACCTTTGTTCACACGAcggcttattttattttattttttaaatgtattattgtttttattgggGCATAATTTACGAGTACACACATGCCTTGTTACAACATTcaacagcaggtggcagtgttaCCCTAAACAAGCAGTTTAACAAATGGAAGTCCTTGACAAGAAACCACAAAAACCTACCATGTAAATTATCATAGTATTCTTACCATGTCAGCCCCCAGCAGAATGGTAATTTTAGATGTAGCTGAGCTCCAATGTGTTGGCTGCAAAGTCGAGCCAGCGACCTAGCCTACTCTTAGACGGTGGCAATGGGTAGTCCGGTTTGTTTTAATCAGTAGCTTTGTATCAAATTAGTTTAAATATTATGTTGGAAACCTGTTATTACATTCAGAACTCGAGCACTGCTCGTGCTCATTAAATCAGTCTGGTCAACTGCACTGAGGTGAAACACACCTCTGAAAGGCACTTTGAAATATCCGAGTATATGTCACATCCAGTAAGATAATCTGTCATACACTTGAAATACGTAACGTGACGAAACATCTGTCACTTTTGACTTTCAATTTTAGCAATTGCACTGTGTCAATGAGAATGAAACCACCCGTGTGGTGCCACCAACCCTGGCCCATTATAATTCAGACATAGTCATGTGTCAACCTGGCCACCATTTTAGCTACACCCTTATTTCCCTCTTGTTGGCCTGTATTATTAAGTATGTCTTGTTTCATTGAAGGACACCTCAACTGAACAAATGGCTCACTCAGTTTAAAGAGACTCAAGTAGTTTGTGAACATGAAGCAGTAACGCACACTTcaaataaaactacaaatgCAACACTATCAAGTGTCTTGTTCACTTGATTTTCACTGCAAATCTCCTAATCAGTAAACTTATaaactacatatatatgtatatgtatatatatatatatatatatatatatatatatatatatatttgttgcCATTTACAGCAATATCATTTAGAACTGATCCTCTTTATATAATACTTATCAAAAGTTTACTAGAATAACAAATTATTGatgtattaaaatgtataattcatTCTTAAATGAAGCTCTTTTTTCACTTGTGACTCGTTTACTTTCCACAAGAgactgagtgtgtttttatcacGCTACATATTTTTAGCATTCATGAGGTGATCAGAGCTTCATTGCCATTTCATTAaagttcaacaacaacaaaaaatgtctaTCCAATTGAGGGATGATACACACTGGTGAGGGACATGCAGGTTCTCCACAGTTATTATCTTTTGTGTCTAGCTTCATAAgaattatttgtcatttgtttccattGCCTCTTGTTCTTTACACCACTGCTGGGGCAGGTGTCACTTGTAAAACAGGTTTTAATAAGCGGGTGAAGACTTTAAATGAACTCAAATGAAGTGACAcagacatattttatttttgctttgcaTGGCTGTGGTCTCTAATTCTTTCCTCTAGGT
This genomic interval carries:
- the LOC122784369 gene encoding actin-binding protein IPP → MSSICLSTSPGCGGGSGGDAAAMATQTSEQALLASDRYARLILAQMNKMRLRTDFCDVGLKVGSKVFRVHRLVLAASSPYFSALFSGGMSEADKEEVQILGVETEVFEVLLDFIYTGMISVTVENVQELMVAADMLQLNEVVSVCGEFLKGHMDPSNCVGIFQFLEQIACMDMLEFTENYIHVHFLEVCVTDEFRGLSKDQLVRLLRSEELRIEDEYQVFTAAMDWVLQDMAKRKKHVVEVLEPVRFPLLSPQRLFKYIEGITDFSLRVALQTLLKEYTEVTKSPKENKMFSLLQPAKMRPRRKARKYLYAIGGYTRLQGGRWSDSRALSCVERFDTFNQYWTTVSSLHQARSGLGVAVLEGMIYVVGGEKDSMIFDCTERYDPVTKQWAAVASLNFPRCGVGVCPCHGALYALGGWIGSEIGKTMERYDPEENKWEVIGSMAVPRYYFGCCELQGFIYVIGGISDEGMELRSAEVYDPISHRWSALPVMVTRRAYVGVACLNNCIYAVGGWNEALGALETVEKYCPEEEKWMEVAPMSTARAGVSVSAVNGLLYAVGGRAASRDFSAPVTVDSVEIYDPHLDTWTEVGNMITSRCDGGLAVL